One stretch of Pararhizobium qamdonense DNA includes these proteins:
- a CDS encoding leucyl aminopeptidase family protein encodes MAPYQFIDRPSPFNTSGGKTLPIFAVTPAHVDIGAIDPIALDWARKAGFKAEAGAVLLIPSADGHLGGALFGLGANPSESPFLTGKLARTLPAGKWHIETAPLTANRLALGYGLGSYSFGRYKTSGKEAPTLMIPADADAADIKRQLAGVFLARDLINMPTNDMGPNALEEAFRALGDHYKAKVSTVSGDDLLKQNFPLIHTVGRASAEAPRLLELRWGKKGHRKVTLVGKGVCFDTGGLDIKPAASMLLMKKDMGGAANVMGLALMIMDAKLKVDLRVLVPAVENSISANAFRPGDIYRSRKGLTVQIDNTDAEGRLILADALAYADEEETDLLIDMATLTGAARVALGPDLPPFYTDDEDLAHDLTESSLTVDDPMWRMPLYKGYEKDIAARIADLTNAPSGGMAGSITAALFLKRFVTNAKSWAHFDIFGWAPTERPHSPLGGEAQAIRALYHLIANGKK; translated from the coding sequence ATGGCCCCCTATCAATTCATCGACCGTCCGTCGCCCTTCAATACCAGCGGCGGCAAGACCCTGCCGATCTTTGCGGTCACCCCGGCCCATGTCGATATCGGTGCCATCGATCCGATCGCACTCGACTGGGCCCGCAAGGCAGGCTTCAAGGCGGAGGCGGGCGCCGTCCTCTTGATCCCCTCTGCAGATGGTCATCTCGGCGGCGCGCTGTTCGGGCTTGGCGCCAATCCCTCGGAATCACCGTTCCTGACGGGTAAGCTGGCGCGCACATTGCCGGCCGGCAAATGGCATATCGAGACCGCACCGCTGACGGCGAACCGGCTGGCGCTGGGGTATGGCCTCGGCTCCTACAGCTTTGGCCGCTACAAGACTTCGGGTAAGGAAGCGCCGACATTGATGATCCCGGCCGATGCCGATGCCGCCGATATCAAGCGGCAGCTGGCAGGCGTCTTTCTCGCCCGTGACCTGATCAACATGCCGACCAACGACATGGGGCCAAATGCGCTGGAGGAAGCCTTCCGCGCCTTGGGCGATCACTACAAGGCCAAGGTGTCCACTGTTTCCGGCGATGATCTGCTCAAGCAGAATTTCCCGCTGATCCATACAGTCGGCCGCGCCAGCGCCGAGGCGCCGCGCCTGCTCGAACTGCGCTGGGGCAAGAAAGGTCACCGCAAGGTTACGCTCGTCGGCAAGGGCGTCTGCTTCGATACCGGCGGTCTCGACATCAAGCCTGCTGCGTCCATGCTGTTGATGAAGAAGGACATGGGCGGCGCTGCCAATGTCATGGGGCTGGCCCTGATGATCATGGACGCCAAACTGAAAGTGGATTTGCGCGTGCTGGTGCCGGCGGTCGAAAACTCGATCTCGGCCAATGCCTTTCGCCCAGGCGATATCTACCGCAGCCGCAAGGGCCTGACGGTTCAGATCGACAACACCGATGCCGAGGGCAGGCTGATCCTTGCGGATGCCCTGGCTTACGCGGATGAGGAAGAGACGGACCTGTTGATCGATATGGCGACGCTGACGGGGGCTGCCCGCGTCGCGCTCGGCCCCGACCTGCCGCCATTCTATACCGACGACGAGGATCTAGCGCATGATCTGACGGAATCGAGCCTGACGGTCGATGATCCGATGTGGCGTATGCCGCTCTACAAGGGGTATGAGAAGGATATCGCAGCACGGATCGCCGACCTCACCAATGCCCCCTCGGGCGGTATGGCCGGGTCGATCACGGCGGCTCTGTTCCTGAAGCGCTTTG
- the cpaB gene encoding Flp pilus assembly protein CpaB yields MKPVRVIILAVAVASAGLAGLLALKLTSGKTVISTAEPVIEREPTVNVLVASKGLPVGSRLSPDSVHWLSWPKDGVVEGLITEELRPNAVTDLQGVVVRLPMFNGEPVRQEKIADSSSRIMSSLLPAGKRAVATEITVATGAGGFILPNDRVDVIMVRKNDENFLTETVLSNVRVLAIDQQVEEKEDGTKSVVGTTATLELTPDQSKVMTVAQQMAERLSLVLRSVADAQEPDTIAADHLLSGDGRPSIQVIKSGSIVKGDGNSSMGQK; encoded by the coding sequence ATGAAACCGGTGCGCGTTATTATTCTGGCAGTGGCTGTCGCATCGGCGGGACTGGCCGGATTGCTGGCACTCAAGCTGACCAGCGGCAAAACCGTGATCAGCACGGCCGAGCCGGTGATCGAGCGCGAGCCGACCGTCAATGTTCTCGTGGCCAGCAAGGGTCTTCCCGTGGGGTCGAGGCTCAGCCCGGATTCCGTACACTGGCTTTCCTGGCCCAAGGACGGTGTTGTCGAGGGATTGATCACCGAGGAGCTTCGTCCCAACGCGGTGACCGATCTTCAGGGCGTTGTCGTCCGCCTGCCGATGTTCAACGGCGAACCGGTGCGCCAGGAAAAGATTGCGGATTCGTCCAGCCGGATCATGTCGTCGCTGTTGCCAGCCGGAAAACGCGCTGTTGCGACCGAAATTACCGTGGCGACCGGCGCTGGCGGGTTCATCTTGCCGAACGACCGGGTGGACGTGATCATGGTCCGCAAGAATGACGAAAACTTCCTGACCGAAACCGTTCTCAGCAATGTTCGCGTTCTCGCCATCGACCAGCAGGTCGAGGAGAAGGAAGACGGAACCAAGTCCGTGGTTGGAACGACCGCCACGCTGGAACTGACACCGGATCAATCCAAGGTCATGACGGTTGCCCAGCAGATGGCGGAGCGCCTGTCGCTGGTGCTGCGCAGCGTCGCGGATGCCCAGGAGCCGGACACGATCGCCGCCGATCATCTCTTGAGCGGCGACGGGCGGCCCTCGATCCAGGTGATCAAATCGGGCTCGATCGTCAAGGGCGATGGCAATTCATCCATGGGGCAGAAGTGA
- a CDS encoding type II and III secretion system protein family protein: MKRIGNRFRNSVTGGLVFCMAFSGLPAGTFVAEAASQSLVRIVDSGPGVTKTIKLGLNKAVVIDLPRDAHDILVADPTLADAVTRSSRRIYLFGKTVGQTNIFVFGPGGEEIVSLNLEIERDISGLEANLRRFLPDSDIKVEIISDNIVLTGTVRTPLDSTRVEELAQAFIKGGEATTRNITAQGNNGDADIFAERRQVSQIVNLLKIDGEDQVMLKVTVAEVSRQVLKQLGFSGSIKSSTSGNGITFRNPANLGNAVNAFASKIGGSIGSGSMGFASYFNAMEQAGVMRTLAEPSLTAISGKKASFSVGGEYRLPSEQEIDEKGVLSRTVETVEYGIGLDFTPVVLGPGRISLEIATEVSEPTFQGSVVNGNAVDVPGQTYMSIRRRKASTSVELPSGGSIVIGGLVQDDIRQAMSGLPGVSKIPIFGTLFRSKDFVRNETELVIIATPYLVQPVARGDLSRPDDNFNPTDDLSGAFLGEVNRIYGTRQAAPTGQYHGNVGFIYK, from the coding sequence GTGAAGCGGATCGGAAACAGATTTCGGAACTCTGTCACAGGTGGTTTGGTCTTTTGCATGGCCTTTTCCGGCCTGCCTGCCGGAACCTTCGTCGCCGAAGCGGCGTCGCAGTCGCTGGTGCGCATCGTCGATAGTGGACCCGGCGTGACGAAGACCATCAAGCTGGGTCTGAACAAGGCGGTGGTGATCGATCTGCCGCGGGATGCACATGATATTCTGGTCGCCGACCCAACGCTGGCAGACGCCGTAACACGAAGCTCGCGCCGCATCTATCTGTTCGGAAAGACGGTCGGCCAAACCAACATCTTCGTCTTTGGTCCGGGCGGCGAGGAAATCGTCAGTCTCAACCTGGAGATCGAACGCGATATTTCCGGCCTGGAAGCCAATCTCAGACGCTTCCTGCCGGATTCTGATATCAAGGTCGAAATCATCTCGGACAATATCGTGCTGACCGGCACGGTTCGCACACCGCTGGATTCCACCCGCGTTGAGGAACTTGCCCAGGCCTTCATCAAGGGCGGTGAGGCGACCACGCGCAATATCACCGCGCAGGGCAACAATGGCGACGCGGATATTTTTGCCGAGCGCCGCCAGGTGTCCCAAATCGTCAATCTTCTGAAGATCGACGGTGAAGACCAGGTCATGCTCAAGGTGACGGTGGCCGAGGTGTCGCGTCAGGTCCTCAAGCAACTGGGCTTCAGCGGGTCGATCAAGAGTTCGACCAGCGGCAACGGCATCACCTTCCGCAACCCGGCCAATCTTGGCAATGCGGTCAACGCATTCGCCTCCAAGATCGGTGGTTCGATCGGTTCCGGCTCCATGGGCTTCGCCAGTTATTTCAATGCAATGGAGCAGGCGGGTGTCATGCGCACGCTGGCCGAGCCGAGCTTGACTGCTATTTCCGGTAAGAAGGCGAGCTTTTCCGTCGGCGGCGAATATCGTCTGCCGTCCGAGCAGGAAATCGACGAAAAGGGCGTCTTGAGCCGGACTGTCGAAACCGTTGAATACGGGATCGGGCTGGATTTCACGCCGGTGGTTCTGGGGCCGGGCCGCATCAGCCTGGAAATCGCCACGGAAGTTTCGGAGCCCACGTTCCAGGGCTCGGTCGTCAACGGCAACGCGGTCGATGTTCCCGGCCAGACCTATATGTCGATCCGCCGCAGAAAGGCATCGACCAGCGTCGAGCTTCCCTCCGGGGGATCCATCGTGATCGGTGGTCTTGTCCAGGACGATATCCGCCAGGCCATGTCCGGTCTTCCCGGCGTATCGAAAATCCCGATTTTCGGCACTCTGTTCCGCTCCAAGGATTTCGTTCGCAACGAGACCGAACTGGTCATCATCGCAACGCCCTATCTGGTTCAGCCGGTGGCGCGCGGCGACCTGTCGCGTCCGGATGACAATTTCAATCCGACCGACGATCTGTCGGGCGCATTTCTCGGTGAAGTCAATCGTATCTACGGCACCCGTCAGGCAGCCCCTACCGGGCAGTATCACGGCAATGTCGGCTTCATTTACAAATAG
- a CDS encoding CpaD family pilus assembly protein, translating to MRPHIFAGPVRLARLLTIGALLVAGTSLAGCANRDGMSTGALPDDYRTRHPIVIAESEHAIDVPVASSDRRLTKGARDVIRGFAQSYTNSATGTVQILLPRGSANAQAASSLRKDIRGVLVGAGIPANRLVEVSYQADANGDAAPVRLSYTAITAKTAPCGNWPKDLVSNTIENKNYQNFGCASQSNLAAQVSNPMDLLGPRAMSPIDAVQRGQVIKDYRGIDDGGGTIIIGGN from the coding sequence ATGCGCCCACATATTTTTGCAGGCCCGGTGCGCCTCGCACGCCTGCTGACAATCGGCGCATTGCTGGTTGCAGGCACCAGCCTTGCCGGCTGCGCCAACCGGGACGGCATGTCCACGGGCGCTCTGCCCGACGACTACCGGACGCGCCACCCGATCGTGATCGCGGAATCAGAACACGCAATCGATGTGCCGGTGGCATCCAGCGACAGGCGCCTGACAAAGGGTGCGCGCGACGTCATTCGCGGCTTTGCGCAAAGCTATACCAATTCCGCAACCGGCACGGTTCAGATTCTTTTGCCGCGCGGCTCGGCCAACGCCCAGGCCGCATCGTCATTGCGCAAGGACATCCGCGGCGTTCTGGTCGGAGCCGGAATCCCGGCCAACCGCCTGGTCGAGGTCAGCTATCAGGCCGATGCCAATGGTGATGCAGCGCCGGTCCGGCTGAGCTATACGGCGATCACCGCCAAGACCGCCCCGTGCGGCAACTGGCCGAAGGATCTTGTCTCCAACACCATCGAGAACAAGAATTACCAAAACTTCGGCTGCGCCAGCCAGTCAAACCTTGCGGCACAGGTTTCCAATCCAATGGATCTGCTCGGTCCGCGCGCCATGTCGCCGATCGACGCCGTCCAGCGCGGTCAGGTGATCAAGGATTATCGCGGCATCGATGACGGCGGCGGCACGATCATCATTGGTGGCAATTGA
- a CDS encoding AAA family ATPase has protein sequence MSTIDYKIEAASREPDGVADASRPSEVDHLRPLPRISVHAFCETEALQRVMERCGQDRRMSKVTFRVNSGSIAAAANMFSTTPTPNLIIIETSTEPRLLMQELAPLAAVCDPSTKVIIIGLYNDIPLYRDLIRNGISEYIVSPVAMSDVLSAIAQIFVDPDAEPLGRSIAFIGAKGGVGSSTLAHNCAWGISNLFSTEVVLADLDLPYGTANINFDQDPPQGISEAVFSPERLDEMFLDRLLTKCSERLSLLAAPSMLDRPYDFDATAFQPLMEILLRNAPVSVLDVPHQWSDWTRTVLAEADEVVITAVPDLANLRNAKNLFDSLKKIRPNDKVPHLVLNQVGLPKRPEISPSDFCDSLEIEPVAIIPFDGVLFGNAANSGRMIAEIDKKAPTAETFSQLAHLLTGRATAKKAKKGGLGKVLGMLGRK, from the coding sequence ATGAGCACGATTGACTATAAGATTGAGGCCGCATCGCGTGAACCGGATGGCGTCGCGGATGCCAGCCGCCCGAGCGAAGTCGATCATTTGCGGCCGCTGCCGCGGATTTCCGTGCATGCCTTCTGCGAAACGGAAGCGCTGCAGCGGGTCATGGAGCGGTGCGGTCAGGACCGCCGGATGAGCAAGGTGACTTTCAGGGTCAACAGCGGCTCGATCGCCGCTGCCGCCAACATGTTCTCCACGACACCGACGCCCAACCTGATCATCATCGAAACATCGACGGAACCGCGTTTGCTGATGCAGGAACTGGCGCCACTGGCTGCCGTCTGTGACCCCTCAACCAAGGTCATCATCATTGGCCTCTATAACGATATCCCGCTCTATCGCGACCTCATCCGCAACGGAATCTCCGAATATATCGTATCGCCGGTTGCTATGTCCGATGTGCTCAGCGCAATCGCGCAGATCTTCGTTGATCCCGATGCCGAACCATTGGGCCGCAGCATTGCCTTCATCGGCGCCAAGGGCGGCGTCGGTTCATCAACGCTTGCGCATAATTGCGCCTGGGGTATCTCCAACCTGTTTTCCACCGAAGTGGTGCTGGCCGATCTCGACCTGCCCTATGGCACCGCCAATATCAATTTTGATCAGGACCCGCCGCAGGGCATTTCCGAGGCGGTCTTTTCGCCCGAGCGGCTCGACGAAATGTTTCTCGACCGGCTTTTGACGAAATGTTCCGAGCGTCTGTCGTTGCTTGCAGCACCGTCGATGCTCGACCGGCCCTACGACTTCGATGCGACAGCCTTCCAGCCGTTGATGGAAATCCTGTTGCGCAATGCCCCGGTTTCTGTGCTCGATGTGCCACATCAATGGTCCGACTGGACCCGCACGGTTCTGGCGGAGGCGGATGAGGTCGTGATCACCGCGGTGCCGGATCTCGCCAATCTGCGCAACGCCAAGAACCTGTTTGATTCGCTGAAGAAGATCCGGCCGAACGACAAGGTCCCGCATCTGGTGCTCAACCAGGTCGGCTTGCCGAAACGGCCTGAAATATCGCCCAGCGATTTCTGCGATTCCCTCGAGATCGAGCCGGTGGCGATCATTCCATTCGATGGCGTGCTGTTTGGCAATGCCGCCAATAGCGGCCGGATGATCGCCGAGATCGACAAGAAAGCCCCAACCGCTGAAACCTTTTCGCAGCTTGCCCATCTATTGACCGGCCGGGCAACAGCCAAGAAAGCCAAAAAGGGCGGGCTTGGCAAGGTTCTCGGGATGCTCGGACGCAAGTAA
- a CDS encoding Flp family type IVb pilin: MTKIFARFMKDESGATAIEYGLIAALISVALIAGAGALGSSLNTTFTNLSGELNNNQP; encoded by the coding sequence ATGACCAAGATTTTTGCACGTTTCATGAAGGATGAGTCCGGCGCAACCGCGATCGAATACGGCCTGATCGCCGCCCTCATCTCTGTTGCGCTGATTGCTGGTGCCGGTGCACTCGGTTCCTCGTTGAACACGACGTTCACCAACCTGTCCGGCGAGCTTAATAACAACCAGCCGTAA
- a CDS encoding type II secretion system F family protein: MFGIDITILAIVGLVALSTAGLAYGILFTRIETEKKAESRVRKVKSAETDRVQVKAARDRVNEMSKRRKSVQDSLKDLEKKQQEKSAKAKPSMKIRLIQAGFKISMSQFYIASVVFGAVASFLALIAGMGLPVIAGIFLIGSAGFPRWFINFMIKRRAAAFLSEFPNALDIMVRSIKSGLPLNDAIRLIAGDGMEPVKTEFKRIIEAQQVGLNIPEACARMINTMPLPEVNFFAIVIAIQAQAGGNLSEALGNLSKVLRERKKMKAKVQALSMEAKASACIIGALPFIVAFLVYMTSPDYMMILFTDPRGHLIMGCSLVWMSIGIWVMRNMITFDI, translated from the coding sequence ATGTTCGGAATAGATATCACCATTCTGGCGATCGTTGGTCTTGTCGCGCTTTCGACGGCGGGCCTTGCCTATGGCATTCTGTTCACGCGCATCGAAACTGAAAAGAAAGCGGAAAGCCGCGTCCGCAAGGTCAAATCCGCCGAAACCGACAGGGTGCAGGTTAAGGCCGCCCGCGACCGCGTCAATGAAATGTCCAAGCGCCGCAAATCCGTGCAGGATTCGCTGAAGGATCTCGAGAAGAAACAACAGGAAAAATCGGCCAAGGCGAAACCGAGCATGAAAATCCGCCTGATCCAGGCCGGCTTCAAGATCTCGATGTCGCAGTTTTATATTGCCAGTGTGGTTTTCGGCGCAGTGGCCAGCTTCCTCGCCCTGATCGCCGGGATGGGTTTGCCTGTTATTGCCGGGATCTTTCTGATCGGCAGTGCCGGATTTCCGCGCTGGTTCATCAATTTCATGATCAAGCGGCGCGCTGCAGCGTTTCTAAGCGAATTTCCCAATGCGCTCGACATCATGGTCCGCTCGATCAAGTCGGGCCTGCCGCTCAACGATGCGATCCGGCTGATTGCCGGGGATGGCATGGAGCCGGTCAAAACGGAGTTCAAGCGCATTATCGAAGCACAGCAGGTTGGCCTGAATATTCCGGAAGCCTGCGCGCGCATGATCAACACCATGCCGCTGCCGGAGGTCAATTTCTTCGCCATCGTCATCGCCATCCAGGCGCAGGCCGGCGGCAATCTTTCGGAAGCCCTTGGCAATCTTTCCAAGGTGCTGCGTGAACGCAAGAAGATGAAGGCCAAGGTTCAGGCGCTCTCCATGGAAGCCAAGGCTTCGGCCTGCATTATCGGGGCGCTGCCGTTCATTGTCGCGTTCCTGGTCTACATGACCTCGCCGGATTACATGATGATCCTGTTCACGGATCCGCGTGGCCATCTGATCATGGGTTGTTCGTTGGTCTGGATGTCGATCGGCATCTGGGTCATGCGCAACATGATCACTTTCGACATTTAA
- a CDS encoding tetratricopeptide repeat protein codes for MKSHGQRSFSSNRFLQGTAIAILAVTLSSCGTQKKELTTGSIPSASFSKPVQAMNANELSAAAESIGKAYERNPKDRAAGLNYANMLRMTGRNEQALAVMQQVAISFPTDREVLAAYGKSQAAAGQLEQALNTITRAQTPDRPDWKLKSAEGAILDQLGRAGEARQRYREALDIQPNEPTVLSNLGMSYLLNKDLKTAETYLRSAVGQPGADSSVRQNLALAIGLQGRFPEAEQIARQELSQDQAEANVKYLRSIMSQQNAWQKLAKDDKGTN; via the coding sequence ATGAAGTCACACGGACAACGGTCTTTTTCCAGCAACCGGTTCCTGCAGGGGACCGCCATCGCGATCCTTGCGGTGACGCTGTCCAGCTGCGGCACGCAGAAGAAGGAGCTGACGACAGGCTCCATTCCCTCCGCCAGTTTTTCCAAGCCCGTACAGGCGATGAATGCGAACGAACTCTCGGCAGCCGCCGAAAGCATCGGCAAGGCCTATGAGCGCAATCCGAAGGATCGCGCCGCAGGTCTGAACTATGCCAATATGCTGCGCATGACCGGCCGCAACGAACAGGCGCTCGCCGTCATGCAGCAGGTCGCAATCAGTTTCCCGACCGACCGCGAAGTTCTTGCGGCCTATGGGAAATCACAGGCGGCGGCTGGTCAGCTGGAGCAGGCTCTCAACACGATTACCCGCGCCCAGACCCCCGACCGCCCAGACTGGAAACTGAAATCGGCGGAGGGCGCGATCCTCGATCAGCTCGGCCGCGCCGGCGAAGCCCGGCAGCGCTACCGCGAGGCGCTCGATATTCAACCGAACGAACCGACGGTGCTGTCCAATCTCGGCATGTCCTATCTTTTGAACAAGGATTTGAAGACGGCGGAAACCTATCTTCGCTCGGCCGTCGGTCAGCCCGGCGCCGACAGCAGCGTGCGCCAGAACCTGGCGCTTGCCATCGGCCTGCAGGGACGTTTCCCGGAGGCCGAACAGATCGCCCGCCAGGAGCTTTCCCAGGATCAGGCCGAGGCCAATGTCAAATATCTGCGCTCGATCATGTCGCAGCAGAACGCCTGGCAGAAACTTGCCAAGGACGACAAGGGCACGAACTGA
- a CDS encoding A24 family peptidase → MTQAIIFVILPLCLAIAAISDLLTMTIPNRIPAILLGAFILVAPFTGFGVTMIGLHLAAGLIVFAVCFTLFAMNIMGGGDAKLLTATAVWFGLNTSLIEFLIYVSFLGGLLTIMIVMLRSREDTILAAGIPVPHLLFTAKKIPYGIAICVGGFLAYPSSPLMLTALSQLR, encoded by the coding sequence ATGACACAGGCTATTATCTTTGTAATCCTGCCGCTTTGCCTGGCCATCGCGGCCATCTCCGATCTGCTCACCATGACCATTCCGAACCGAATCCCCGCAATATTGTTGGGCGCGTTCATCTTGGTGGCACCTTTCACGGGCTTTGGCGTCACAATGATCGGACTGCATCTGGCGGCCGGTTTGATCGTTTTTGCCGTTTGTTTCACGCTGTTTGCGATGAACATCATGGGCGGCGGCGATGCCAAGCTCTTGACCGCTACCGCCGTGTGGTTCGGCCTCAACACGTCCCTGATAGAGTTTCTCATCTATGTCTCATTCCTGGGTGGTCTGCTGACCATTATGATCGTGATGTTGAGAAGCCGCGAAGACACGATCCTTGCCGCCGGAATTCCTGTTCCGCATCTGCTGTTCACGGCCAAAAAAATCCCCTACGGTATCGCAATCTGTGTGGGCGGCTTCCTCGCCTATCCATCCTCGCCGCTGATGTTGACGGCACTTTCCCAGCTGCGTTAA
- a CDS encoding type II secretion system F family protein, with translation MINTLTDPNIIVAFLVAVAVLATFYSLAAPFLERGNLEKRMKSVATEREMIRARERVRLNAEVSGGKGSLRAQNNTSVRQLVDKLNLRKALVDENTVNRLKSAGYRSQNALNMFLAARFSLPFLFLAVGAFYIFGLGYLGDKPFFVRILAVICSAYLGFYAPNIFISNAVTKRQHSIRRAWPNALDLLLICVESGVSMELGMRRVADEIAEQSAPLAEELVLTTAELSFLPDRRVALENLGTRTGLDDVKSVMQALIQADRYGTPVAQALRVLAQESRDQRMNEAEKKAAALPPKLTVPMILFFLPVLIAVILGPAGIQVSDKF, from the coding sequence ATGATCAATACCCTGACAGATCCGAATATCATCGTCGCCTTCCTCGTGGCAGTGGCGGTCCTGGCGACATTCTATTCGCTCGCCGCGCCCTTTCTGGAGCGGGGCAACCTGGAAAAACGGATGAAATCCGTGGCGACGGAGCGGGAAATGATCCGGGCGCGCGAGCGCGTGCGTCTCAACGCCGAGGTCAGCGGCGGCAAGGGGTCGCTGCGAGCGCAGAACAACACGTCGGTCCGCCAGCTCGTCGACAAGCTGAACCTGCGCAAGGCGCTGGTCGATGAGAATACCGTCAATCGGCTGAAGTCGGCCGGATACCGGTCGCAAAACGCATTGAACATGTTTCTCGCGGCCCGCTTTTCGCTTCCCTTCCTGTTTCTGGCCGTTGGCGCATTCTATATTTTTGGTCTGGGCTATCTCGGTGACAAACCGTTCTTCGTCCGGATTCTGGCGGTCATCTGCAGCGCCTATCTCGGTTTTTACGCGCCCAACATCTTCATTTCCAATGCCGTCACCAAGCGCCAGCATTCTATTCGCAGGGCGTGGCCGAACGCATTGGATTTGCTGCTGATCTGCGTGGAATCGGGTGTTTCGATGGAACTCGGCATGCGCCGCGTCGCCGATGAAATTGCCGAACAGTCGGCGCCGCTTGCGGAAGAGCTGGTGCTCACCACGGCGGAACTGTCGTTTCTGCCCGACCGGCGCGTCGCATTGGAAAATCTCGGCACCCGCACCGGGCTCGACGATGTCAAATCGGTCATGCAGGCGCTGATCCAGGCCGACCGCTACGGCACGCCGGTCGCGCAGGCGCTCAGGGTGCTTGCCCAGGAAAGCCGCGACCAGCGCATGAACGAGGCGGAGAAAAAGGCTGCCGCCCTGCCGCCCAAGCTCACTGTGCCGATGATCCTGTTCTTCCTGCCGGTGCTGATCGCCGTCATCCTCGGCCCGGCCGGTATCCAGGTCTCCGACAAGTTCTGA
- a CDS encoding CpaF family protein — protein MFGKRGNDGFGKGGSISPVLQPAISGAGVAVAERTSAPVLAEPVRETMTVSRTQPSPPPVRKKAARTEDYYDTKSQVFSALIDTIDLSQLAKLDNESAREEIRDIVNDIITIKNFAMSISEQEELLEDICNDVLGYGPLEPLLARDDIADIMVNGAGQTFIEVNGKTIESEVRFRDNAQLLSICQRIVSQVGRRVDESSPICDARLPDGSRVNVIAPPLAIDGTALTIRKFKKDKLKLDQLVKFGAITPEGAVLLQIIGRVRCNIVISGGTGSGKTTLLNCLTGYIDLEERVITCEDTAELQLQQPHVVRLETRPPNIEGEGEITMRDLIKNCLRMRPERIIVGEVRGPEVFDLLQAMNTGHDGSMGTIHANTPRECLSRMESMIAMGGFTLPAKTVREIIAGSIDVIIQAARLRDGSRRITHITEVIGMEGDVIITQDLMRYEMEGEDANGKIIGRHKSTGIGRPHFWDRARYFNEDKRLAATLDAMEKD, from the coding sequence ATGTTTGGTAAACGAGGAAATGACGGCTTCGGGAAGGGTGGGTCCATCAGTCCCGTTTTGCAACCGGCGATATCCGGCGCCGGCGTAGCCGTTGCCGAGCGCACCAGTGCGCCGGTGCTCGCCGAACCCGTGCGCGAAACGATGACGGTTTCCAGGACGCAGCCATCTCCGCCGCCGGTGCGCAAGAAAGCTGCCCGCACCGAGGATTATTACGATACCAAATCGCAGGTCTTCTCGGCACTGATCGATACGATCGACCTGTCACAGCTCGCCAAGCTCGACAATGAGAGCGCGCGCGAGGAAATTCGCGATATCGTCAACGACATCATCACGATCAAGAATTTCGCGATGTCGATCTCCGAGCAGGAAGAGCTGCTTGAGGATATCTGCAACGACGTTCTGGGCTATGGCCCGCTGGAACCGCTTCTGGCACGCGACGATATCGCCGATATCATGGTCAATGGTGCCGGTCAGACCTTTATCGAAGTGAACGGCAAGACCATCGAATCCGAAGTGCGGTTCCGCGACAATGCGCAGCTTCTGTCGATCTGCCAGCGTATCGTCTCCCAGGTCGGCCGCCGTGTGGACGAATCCTCGCCGATCTGCGATGCCCGTCTTCCCGATGGTTCCCGTGTCAACGTCATCGCCCCGCCGCTTGCCATTGACGGCACAGCGCTTACTATTCGTAAGTTCAAGAAGGACAAGCTGAAGCTTGACCAGCTGGTCAAGTTCGGCGCCATCACGCCGGAAGGTGCTGTCCTTCTGCAGATCATCGGCCGCGTCCGCTGCAACATCGTCATCTCCGGCGGTACCGGCTCCGGCAAGACGACCCTGTTGAATTGCCTGACCGGCTATATCGATCTGGAAGAACGGGTCATCACCTGTGAGGATACGGCCGAACTGCAGCTGCAGCAGCCGCATGTGGTGCGCCTGGAAACCCGCCCGCCAAATATCGAAGGCGAGGGCGAGATCACCATGCGCGATCTCATCAAGAACTGCCTGCGTATGCGGCCTGAACGCATCATCGTCGGCGAAGTCCGCGGACCGGAAGTCTTCGACCTGCTGCAGGCGATGAACACCGGCCATGACGGGTCCATGGGCACCATCCATGCCAATACGCCGCGCGAATGCCTGAGCCGTATGGAATCGATGATCGCCATGGGCGGTTTCACGCTTCCGGCCAAGACAGTGCGCGAAATTATCGCCGGCTCCATCGATGTAATTATTCAGGCGGCCCGCCTGCGCGATGGCTCGCGCCGCATTACGCATATTACCGAGGTGATCGGCATGGAAGGCGACGTGATCATCACGCAGGACCTGATGCGCTACGAGATGGAAGGTGAAGACGCCAACGGCAAGATCATCGGCCGGCACAAGTCAACGGGGATCGGCCGCCCGCATTTCTGGGATCGCGCCCGCTATTTCAACGAGGACAAACGGCTGGCCGCGACGCTGGATGCGATGGAAAAGGACTGA